GACGCCGGATATGGACGCCAGCGCTGTCGGCGGTTCGATTGAAGTGAAAAGTTTAAGTGCTTTCGACCGCCGCGGGCAGAACTATAGCTTCACCGCCCAGTCTTCCTATAACGAGCAGGTGAGCGAAACCAGTCCCAAGTTATCCGGCAGTTTCTCCGACATTTATCAGTTAGGCTCAGGGGCCGAGCTGGGGGTTGCCACGGCCGTGTCCTGGTTTAAGCGGGAGTTCGGCTCTGAAAATATCGAAACCGACGGTGGCTGGGGAGAGATTGAAGTTGAAGATATGACCACAGGCGAAGATGTGCAGGTGTTCGGCGCCGAAGAAATCGAACAGCGCCTGTACCGCATCGAGCGCGAGCGCCTGGGAGCGGCCCTGAACTTTGACCTGCATACTTCTCTTGACGATAAATATTACCTGAGAACCCTGTACAGTGAATTCTCCGACGACGAATACCGCCAGCGTAAGCAGTATAAGTTTGACAAAGGAGCCATAGATCTCGCCGGGCGTACTGCCAGCAGTGCCAGCTTTACCGGCGCGGAAATGGAACGTGATACCAAGGACAGGTATGAAGTGCAGGAAATTTTGTCTGTAGTGGCTGGCGGCGAGCACCTGTTTAATGCCTGGCAGCTGGAATATCAGCTGGGCTATTCTAAATCCAGCGAAAAAGAGCCGGACCGTATTGATGTTGCTTTTGCCGGTGAAGACCTGACGCTGGGTTATGAAACATCCGGAGAAAAGCCCCGGCTTACCCAGAGTGCACCGGCGGATGACTTGTCCCGTTTTGCCCTGGATGAAGTGGTGGTTGAAGACAGCGACAGCCGGGATGAGGAAATCAGTTTCAGCTTTGACTTAAGCAAAGATTTTGTCTGGCGTAACCACAACGCCACCATGAAATTCGGCGGCAAATACCGCAGCCGGGAAAAATCCAGCAAGGTGCGGGTGCAGGTTTATGACGGCGGCTTCGATGATATCAATGCTGCAGCATTTGGCACCGGCAGGCTTGATTATGGCCTGGGGGATTTTGGTCCGGGATTGTCCAGAGGCGGCGTGCATGACTTTGTTAAAAATCAGCAGGGTTTTGAGTTAAATGCCCTGGAGTCGGATATCGAAAGCCGGGGCAATTCCTATACCAGCGAGGAAGATATTTTTGCCGCTTATGCCATGGTGACCCTGGATATGGACAACTGGCAGCTGGTTGCCGGGCTGCGTTATGAAGGCACGCGTTTTGACACCCGGGGTAACCGGGTTGAGCTGATTGAGGATGATATCAGCGGGGAGAAAAGCGTCGACATCAGCCCCTGGCAGGTGGATAAGGATTATAACCACTGGCTGCCGGGGATTAATGTCCGTTATAACATCACGGATGATTTAATCTCCCGTTTTGCCTATACCCAAACCCTGGCGCGGCCCGGTTTTAGCGATTCCGCCGCCTACCAGTTGATTGAAACCGAAGTCAGCGAAGATGACGGCGTGGTAAGCACAGAGCGTAAGGCCGAGGTGGGTAACCCAAACCTGAAGCCGTACGAGTCGCAAAACCTGGATTTCTCGCTGGAGTATTATCCAGGTCATATCGGCGTGCTTTCGGCCGGGCTGTTTTATAAGGATATAGATAATTTTATTGTCTCTAAAGAAGTGCAGGACAACGGCCAGTGGCAGGGCTTTGAAGAAGTGAGCCAGCCGGTTAACGGCGGCAGCGCTTCTTTGACCGGGTTAGAGCTGGCCTGGCACAAAACTTTTGATTCGGGCTTTCTGCTCGGGGTTAATACCACTTTGGTTGATGCCGACGATGAACTGCCCAACCAGGCAGATACTTTGGGCAACCTGATTTTAGGCTACGAGAACAATAAGCTGAGTTTACGCTTAAGTACCAGTTATAAAGGCAAAAACTTCCAGTTTGAAGACAGGGACACTAAGGTTTATCAGGATGCCCATACCCAGCTGGATTTCAGCGGTAAATATTATTACAGCGACACGGTACAGTTTTACCTTAACGCGGTGAATTTAACCGACGAGGCGTATTATCTCTATCACGGCAGTAAGCAGTATAACTATCAGTACGAGCAATACGGACCCAGCTTTGAGTTAGGATTTACCATCAGCTCTTTATAACTTTGTTATAAATTTTGGCATAAGTTTTTAGCATAACAGGAACAAGCAAAGCTGTGGCTTTACCGGCCGCAGCTTTGCCGATTGGGAACACAGATGAAACCATTTATGAAGCCAGGCATGAAACCAAGTATGAAACCGGGCATGAAACCACTTTTATTGACGTCATTTATCAGCTTGTCTTTGCTGGCGGGTTGCAGTTATCACAGGGAAAAATCGGCAGCAGGGCAGGTACGGCAACAAAACGCCGCGGAGATCGCCTTTATCGCTTTTGGCGACGGCGGCTATCATGTGGATTATCCTAAGTTGAAACATATCAAGTACCCGAGAAACAAAGCCGAATTTATAGCCAAGGAAAAGCAGGACTGGCTGGAGGAATACCGGCCGCTGGCAGAATTTGACCACGCCCCGATTTATGTGTACCCGGGCACGGATATCGCCACCGAGCTGGGCGGGGCGGAAGCGGTCGGCAAGGCGATGGCGGAGGTTTGCGGGCAAAGGGCCTGTGATTTCGGCATTCAGCTGGGCGACAATATTTACCCTTCGGGGGCCGATGCCGACGATGGCCGGGACGATCAAAAACGTATGAATGATCTTATCCTCAGGCCTTTATTACCGCTGTTTGAGCAAGAGCCTTCCCTGATGATTTACTCCGCCCTGGGCAATCACGACTGGAAGTCTTCCCGCAAAGGGGTGGCGCTGCAAAGCCAGTGGATGGCAAAACAGCCCAACTTTCATATGGACGATAACGGCTACTACAGTTACAAAATAGGCGAGCCGGGCAATGATATTGAGTTCTTCGTGCTGGATACCAATATGTTGCTGTCGGGGCAAAGCTTTTATGAAGTGCCGCTGAACCCGGACGGCAGTGAAGGCGAGTTAAGCCTGGCGCTGGCAAACGGCACCGCCGAGCTGGAAGATATCGAGCCCCATGAAAGCCCGGTGAACGGCGAAGACAGGAAACAGCTGGCCTGGCTGGAACAGGGACTGGCCAATTCAGATGCGAAATGGAAAATTGTCTACGGTCATCATATTTTATGGTCTATCGGCGGTACCAAGTACAGCGAAGGTCATGTGTTGCGCCGTTTGATTTTGCCGGCTTTATGCCGTTACGCCGATGCCTATATTGCCGGTCACGAGCATGACCTGGAGCTGCTTACCGACGACTGCTCCCTTTATCCGCAAAGCGCAGGCAAGCCGCCGCTGCCTTTGATTATCAGTGGTGCGGCGGCCAAGATGCGCGGCAAGCATACGCCTTTTGCCGAGCAGCAGGAAAAACGTTATCCGCAATATGAGTTGCTGTGGTCGAAAAGCTTTGTCTGGGGCTTTGCCCATATTTTGGTGGACAACCAAAGCGATGATTTGTCGGTGGAGTTTTTTACCACCCCGAGAAGCCGGAGCGGCGAGGCGGTTGCCGAGGCGAGTTTCAGCTTTAAGCACCGTAGCGGTTAGCCGGGGCGGTGGTGTTTATTGTCTTGTCGTAAAAGCCATGCCCCGAGCATTTGTTTAATGTTCGGGGCCGGGAATTTATTCTTCCCGAAAAGCCTCCGCCGTCAGGTGATGGCGGTTTAACAGCTTGTAAAACTCGGTACGGTTGCGCTGGGCGATTCTCGCCGCCTGGGAGACATTGCCGGCGGTGAGTTTCAGCAGTTTCGCCAGGTAATCCCGTTCGAACTGATCTCTGGCTTCCACGAAAGAAGGCAGCTGGGTGGTTTTATCCCTCAGGGCGTTCCTGACCAGGTTGGCGCTGATCAAAGGCTCGGTGCTGAGTGCCACGCTTTGTTCCACCACGTTTTGCAGCTGGCGGATATTGCCGGGCCAGGGGGCGGAAATCAGCAATTCCATCGCCTCGCCGGTAAAGCCCTTGATGTCCTGATGGGCCTGCTGGGCGCAGTGATTGAGGAAATGTTGCGCTAATAGCGGAATGTCTTCACGGCGCTCCGACAGCGGCGGTAGTTCCAGCTCTACCACGTTCAAGCGGTAATACAAGTCTTCCCTGAAGGTATTCTCGATAATGGCCTGCTGCAGGTTTTTGTGGGTGGCGGAAATGATGCGCACATCTACCTTAACCGACTGGGTGCTGCCGACGGGTCTGACTTCTTTTTCCTGCAGCGCGCGCAGCAGCTTAACCTGAAAGCTCATGGGCATATCGCCGATTTCGTCGAGAAACAGGGTGCCGCCGTCGGTGGCCTGGAATAAGCCGGTATGATTTTTTTCCGCACCGGTAAAGGCGCCTTTGCTGTGGCCGAATAGTTCCGACTCCAGCAGCTGCTCGGGAATGGCGGCGCAGTTAATGGCGGTAAAGGGCTTGGCGTGGCGGCTGCTGGCCTGGTGAATCGCCTGGGCCAGCAGTTCTTTGCCGGTGCCGCTTTGGCTGTGGATCAGCAGGGGGAAGTCGCTGCGCGCCACCTGATAGGTTTGCTGCAACAGGGATTCCATTACCGTGCTGCGGCTGATGATTTTTTCCCGCCATTCCTGCTGCTTTTCCTTGGTGGCCTGGGAGGCCGGTTGCAGCCGGATCGCCTGCTGCACGGTTTCCAGCAGTTCCTGGCTTTCAAAGGGCTTGGTTAAAAAGCTGAACACCCCTTGTTTGGTGGCGTTGATGGCATCGGGAATGGTGCCGTGGGCGGTCATGATCACCACCGGCATATTGGGGTGTTGTTTGCGTATCTGCTCGAACAAGGCCATGCCGTCCATACCTTCCATGCGCAGATCGCTGATCACCATTTGCGGGTGGAAGCTCTCCAGTATGCCCAGGGCGATTTTGGCATTGGCGGCGGACTCCACGGCATAACCGGCGGCAGACAAACGGATCCCCAGTAGCCTGAGCAGGCTGGGATCGTCATCTACGATAAGGATTTTTTGTTTTTCGGCGCTTTCGGCCCCTTTGATCACCTTGTTATTGCCCATGTTTGTCTATTGCCGTCTCTATGTTTTTCAGTTGGGTTAGTTTTTGCTGCAGTTCGGTTAACGAGCTTTGCAGGCCGTTAAGCTGGCGGTTGTATTCTTGCTGGTTCAGGCCCTTTTCCTGCTCCAGGGCGGTGATGCGGGCCTGGGCATATAACTGCTCGTTTAACTGGTCTTTTAGCAGGCTCAGCAGCGCCAGATCTTCCACCTTTAAGTAGCCGGGGGATAACAGCTCTGGCGGCAGGCGGTTGAGCTGATCTTTGGCATTGTAGGGGTTATAAATCGGCGAACTGGGCAGGGCCTTTAACAGCAGCAGGTAAATATCGGCCTTGCCTTGTTGTTTGGATTGTTTTTTAAGCTGGCTGATACGTTCTATTTCATCAAGCAGCTCGCCGGGATTAAGCTTTTTCAGCGACAGGTAATACTGGCTGAAATTAGCCCCGGATATATGTGCGGTATTGTCCGCTGTTTGACTTGCCCCCGGACCTTGTCCCTGGCCGGTGAGCTGGCAGCCGCCGAGTAACAGCAGACTGCACACCAGGGCAGTGATTTTCCTGCACTGGCGGCGTTTTGCTGATACGGACTTTTGTTGTTCTGCTTTCATAGGTTTAAGTTTTAGTTGAGATAATTTCATTTGTGGTTACCGGCAAAATACGCCCGCGGCAAGGTCAGGCTGACGCGTGTGCCGCTGGGGGCCAAAGTGTTGCTGGTAAGTTCGATACTGCCGTTTAATCGCATAAGTAATTCCTTTACTATGGTCAGTCCCAGGCCGCTGCCTTTTATCTGGTTGTTTTCTGGGGCGGGCCCCTGGTAGAAGGCGTCAAAGACTTTCGACTCTACTTCGCTGCTGATGCCGGGCCCCTGATCTGAAATAGTCAACATTAACCGGTTACCTTCTATTTCGCCGTCAAAGCTGATACTGGCATTGACGGGGGAGTATTTTATCGCATTTGACAGCAGGTTATCTAATATAACATGCAATTGCCTGGCGTTGCTGTGCAGGCAAATGCCCTTGATATCCTGTTTGATGGTCAGCTGTTTGCGTTTGATATCCAGTTTACGCTCCTGTAATACCTTGGCGAGCAGCTGCTGCAGGGAAATTTTTTCCGAGTCCTGCAAACTGGTGGAGTCGAGCACAATATTAAAGTCGAGCAGATCTTCTATCAGGCGTTGCAGGCGCTGTACGCTGTTTTTAATGATATGGCAGATTTCCTGCTGGCCTTCGTTTAGCTCGCCGACGCTGTTGTCATAGAGTAATTCCGTGCCTTCCCGGATAGCCGCCAGCGGGGTTTTCAGCTCATGGGAAATATGACGGATAAAGCTGGATTTTTGCAGCTCAAGTGCGTGTAGCCGGGTGCGCATGACTTCCAGGGCTTCGGCGATTTCCCGTATTTCCGGCGAGCCCTTGAGGATGATTTTCTGCTCAAAATCTCCCTGCTCCAGGCGCTGGATTTTCCGGGTCAGCAACTTCATGGGTTTAGTGATCAAAAAGATAAAAAAGCCGGCGATCAATATGGTAACGGGAATGATCACCAGGCCCTTGAGGATGACGCTGCTGACTTCTTCGGCGGAGGATTTGATATAGCTGGCCTGCAGGTCGATAAGCCTGTTGCTGCGCTGGTTGATTTTCTGCGTGATAGTGGCCAGATGTTTAAACTCCTGCTGTAGCTGCTCCAGGGTAAGGTCGTTTGCCGAAGTATCGTCTTGTCCGGTCAAAAACGACCTGTGAATTTTGGCCAGGGCCAGGGATAATGCGTTGACCTCAGATGTCAGCACCAGATCCTGGTTGTCCCTGGACTGTTGGGTCAGTACTGCTTGCAGCTGTTGCCTGCGGTTTAAAAACTGCTGTTTTAGCGCTTCGTCTTTAAGCACTACATATTGGCTGGCAAAGCGCTCCATTTTGCGCAGGTTTTCATTGATTTCACGGTTGCTTTTGATCAGGCTCGCCACATCAAAAATGGCATTGGCGCCTTGTTTGGAGATTTGATTTACCTGGGCGGCACTGTAGAGCAAAGCCAGCACCAGGGGCAGTGCCACCAGGGTGAAACCTAACAGGGTCAGCTTTTTGATCGACAGGGTTTCGATACGGAAAAGCTTCCTGAAGATAAAGTGTTTGACGCCGCGGGGAAAGACTGATTTGCGGCGCAGCTCCTGTACTGTTTTGGTTAATTGCACTTGTTTTCCGTTATTTTTTTGTTATTGGTGACCCTGACAAAGGTCTTTTTATGCCATCCGCCGTTAAAAAACAATTCTGTCTCAAATCGGCGACAAGCTTTTTTTGTTGGTTTTGCTCTTGTTACTATCTGATTTTTCAAGGTTTTAATTTTTGATGTTCACAATAGCCTGTAAATAAGTTTATCTAAATAATTTTACTGTTGCCATTTGGCGACAGACATAAGTTTGTCTCTTTCTTTTTATGTTTTAAAAACAGCTGGTTACAACTTTGGTGTGATTTGTGCTCTGTGGACGGGGCAAGAGCAATGTTGTGCTTGTTTATCCCAAAAATAAAAACGGAAGATGTATGAATCAGATAAGTTTACTTAAAGTCAGCCTGGCGGTGATTGCCTGTGCCTTAGTGTCTGCCATTGTTCATGCCGGTGAAGACGGCGAAGGCAAAGGCGTTGTCTCGGAGCCGGCGCTGGCGCCTAAAAGGCTCTCCAGTATTATCACGGCTTTTGATACCGACAAAAACGGCAAACTTAATGAATCAGAGATCCTTGCCAGCCGCAGTAAAACCCTGCACAAAAGGCTGGCGCGTATCGATCTCAACCAGGATCAGGAAATCAGTCATGAGGAGTTGATGCTGTACCTCGAAAACTATTAGCGGCAAATAAAGTATTTGCTTATTTTCCATATAAACGGCTGTGGTTACCTAAGCAGCCGTTTTCCGTAAAGGTAAACATTATGTCAGAAGATATATCACGTTATGTACAAATAGATGATTGGGTTTTTGAAGTGAAAATGGTGCGCGCCATTCGCACCAAGCGTTATGGCGAACCCTACAGCGCCACTGCCAGTGTCAGCCTGAACGGCCAGCATGCCTTTATCGATGGCCTGATGACCAGTGACCAGGCGGAGTTTACCCGGGATGACTACCAAAGCTTCCGTAAGTTTTTTATGCAGATGAATGTGGAGCAGGTGAAGTTTGACCGCTATAAGCAAAACAAACTTAAGTCTGACAGCAAGGAGGTGTTTGCTGCCCAGGAGAAAGCGGCAGTGAAAGAAACACAGGAAAAAGAAACACCTTTTTTACAGCTGGTGCTTGGTTAGGGCGTTGATGTTTGTCTGATATGGCCACCTGTTATTTCTTTTCCGCTTGTACCGCTTTGTGCCGGATTAGTGTTACCCATGATAGGGGAGCGGGTTTAAGATGCGCGCTTCTATGATCACTGCATTTAGTAATTGTCCGAAGGTTTCAAAAAACTGCAGTTCCCTGTGTTTGTTTTGATCAAGACAGACATATTTTTTATTTTTAATATCAAAAGCTAACCTGTATTGGCTCTCATCGCCATAATAAATATATTGCTGGTGAAAGGTTTCCTGCCAAAAGGCCAGGTTGACCTGGACTATGCCGGGTAAAAAATACGGTTCGAGTTTTTCCGTGCTGCCATAGATGTTGAGGCCATTGAGGGAAAAGCCGTCGGAGAGCTGCAGACATTCGATATATTCAGGCGATAGCGGTTGTTTTAGATATTTATCGCTGAGTTTTGCCAGCTGGTCCAGCGCTTCTTTTGTTGCCGGGGGCAGCAGGAAACCTTCGTCATAGGCGCGGATTTCCTCGCTGTTTTTGCGTTTGAGAGAGGCGAGGGTGTGGTTAATATCTGTCATTTAAAACTCCTTGACGCATTAAGCCGTATGGCAGAGATGTTGCCGTTTTGGCGAATCTGAGAGGGGGAAAAGAGGAATAAAGGAGACGGCTGCCGGCTCCGTGAAAAAGGGGTTAGTATTTTTTGCTGCGCTCGACAGTTCCCTTGTCATTACCATGTCCTTAAATCAATAACCAAGTTGTGTCTGATTTTACAGTATAGCAATGAAATCAGGGAGTTTAGTGCACTCCCTGAAAATTATTGTCATGTTTGGGGCTGAATATGCTCTGGCTTGAGAGATCCGCCCGTTATCTTTTGGGCTTATTCTTCAAAAACATGCAGCTTGCCGTCGAGATCGCCGACGAACACCTGGCCGTATTTTACCGCCGGGCTTGAATGCACGCCGCCGCTGATATAGCCGTTGTCGAGGTGTGCCGGCTCATAACTCCATTTCAGTGCGCCGCTGCTGCTGTCTATCGCCTTAAAGCCGCGGTTGATGGGCTGCCAGTAGTCGTCGGTAGCGGCGGAGCCGATATAAACGGTATCCTCTGTAACGGCAGGTTTGCCCCAGCTCCAGCCGGGTAGCGGAGCTGTCCATTGGACATTTCCGGTTTCACTGTCAAATTTATAGAGTTGCAATGCGTCCGAGCTGGCGATAAAAAAGCTGCCGTGCTCTGTGGCCGCAGTTGCCGTTGACTCTACCCAGGAGCTGCCTTCATAGGTGTAGTCCCAGATTTTTTCGCCGGTTTGGCTGTTGAGGGCATAAAGCTGTGAGTCGCGGTTGCCGACGATAATTTTATCGTCTATTACGCTCGGCGCAGAAACGAACCTGAAGTCGTAGTTTTTCAGGTTGGCGGCAAATTGCCAGATCTTTTGCCCGCTTTTGCGGTTAATGCCGTAGACATGTCCGTCCCAGCTGGTGATATAGACCAGGTTGCCGGAAACCGTTGGCGTGGCGCGGATCCTGTTTTTGGCGCTGAAGGTCCAGATGATTTTGCCCTGATGCAAGTTCACGGCGAACAGCTCGCCCGTGGCGCTGCCGACATAAAGGTATTTGCCTTTAATGACCGGCGATGACTTGGCCCAGTCAAAATCCCAGGGGGCATGGCCGGCGGGACCGTTTCGCTGCATGTCGCCGTCGCCGAGATCCAGTTTCCACAGTTCTTCCCCGGTGCGGGCATCCAAGGCATAAAGGTATCCGTCGTCACTGGTAAAATATAATTTTTTCTTTTTAAAAGCCGGAGTCGAGCGGACTATGCCGCCGGTGGCTTTTTTCCATTTTAATTGCCGCTTTTTGATATCGACCGCATATAAAAAGCCGTCATCGCTGCCAAAGTAGGCGGTTTTATTTCTGACTTTTATATCGGACCAGATGGCCCCGCCTGTGGTAAATGACCATAAATGATCACCGCTTTTGGCATAGCCGGTATGTGGGCTGAAAAAATAGCTGATCGCCAGTATGAGCAGGATAGATTTTAGTAGGGAAATTATCTTCATTTGCGCTTCCTTAACGTTATTGGTTTGATTAAGCCCGTTAACCGTAAAGGCCGCAGGGCTTTTTTGTCCTGAAAGCTGTCTTAAGGAATCTTAAGAGTTCTTAAGTTATTGTTGTTATTGAGTAAAAAATAAGGAGATTGAAGAGGGGAAATAAGCGACAGGCTGTTTTTAATAAAAAATTGGGTTGGATTTTCGCTTTATTTGCCGTGTTTCTGCCGCCCAAATTTCTCTTCCGGGAAATTTGGGCGGCAGGCTAAATTTTGGTGAGTCAGGTTAAAGGCCGATTTGTGCCAGCAGTTGCTGAAACTCAGGTTTATGGCGGATGGCATCGTATTTAGGGTCGGCGCTTAGCCATAAAACCTGATGCTGGCGCTGGTCTACTGCCTGCTGCAGTAATTTCAACGCGCTGG
This genomic window from Thalassomonas viridans contains:
- a CDS encoding TonB-dependent receptor → MDKSIRALQFHPLALALSSALALTISTPAFAADIAAAHSENAIEGRITDSRHKVNFQGAQISIQELGLSTVSDRYGAFRFADLPDGEYTLVINYLGAEEVRRTVRVSRGKISRQDYVIGKQKVMDNVIVYGQRAGQAGAINRQKNANNMIAIVSSDAIGQLPDQNAAEALQHLPGISIQRDQGEGRFVGIRGIDPNLNNVTINGLNVPSPEAGVRSVAMDVIPSEVIASLEVSKTVTPDMDASAVGGSIEVKSLSAFDRRGQNYSFTAQSSYNEQVSETSPKLSGSFSDIYQLGSGAELGVATAVSWFKREFGSENIETDGGWGEIEVEDMTTGEDVQVFGAEEIEQRLYRIERERLGAALNFDLHTSLDDKYYLRTLYSEFSDDEYRQRKQYKFDKGAIDLAGRTASSASFTGAEMERDTKDRYEVQEILSVVAGGEHLFNAWQLEYQLGYSKSSEKEPDRIDVAFAGEDLTLGYETSGEKPRLTQSAPADDLSRFALDEVVVEDSDSRDEEISFSFDLSKDFVWRNHNATMKFGGKYRSREKSSKVRVQVYDGGFDDINAAAFGTGRLDYGLGDFGPGLSRGGVHDFVKNQQGFELNALESDIESRGNSYTSEEDIFAAYAMVTLDMDNWQLVAGLRYEGTRFDTRGNRVELIEDDISGEKSVDISPWQVDKDYNHWLPGINVRYNITDDLISRFAYTQTLARPGFSDSAAYQLIETEVSEDDGVVSTERKAEVGNPNLKPYESQNLDFSLEYYPGHIGVLSAGLFYKDIDNFIVSKEVQDNGQWQGFEEVSQPVNGGSASLTGLELAWHKTFDSGFLLGVNTTLVDADDELPNQADTLGNLILGYENNKLSLRLSTSYKGKNFQFEDRDTKVYQDAHTQLDFSGKYYYSDTVQFYLNAVNLTDEAYYLYHGSKQYNYQYEQYGPSFELGFTISSL
- a CDS encoding metallophosphoesterase; protein product: MKPLLLTSFISLSLLAGCSYHREKSAAGQVRQQNAAEIAFIAFGDGGYHVDYPKLKHIKYPRNKAEFIAKEKQDWLEEYRPLAEFDHAPIYVYPGTDIATELGGAEAVGKAMAEVCGQRACDFGIQLGDNIYPSGADADDGRDDQKRMNDLILRPLLPLFEQEPSLMIYSALGNHDWKSSRKGVALQSQWMAKQPNFHMDDNGYYSYKIGEPGNDIEFFVLDTNMLLSGQSFYEVPLNPDGSEGELSLALANGTAELEDIEPHESPVNGEDRKQLAWLEQGLANSDAKWKIVYGHHILWSIGGTKYSEGHVLRRLILPALCRYADAYIAGHEHDLELLTDDCSLYPQSAGKPPLPLIISGAAAKMRGKHTPFAEQQEKRYPQYELLWSKSFVWGFAHILVDNQSDDLSVEFFTTPRSRSGEAVAEASFSFKHRSG
- a CDS encoding sigma 54-interacting transcriptional regulator translates to MGNNKVIKGAESAEKQKILIVDDDPSLLRLLGIRLSAAGYAVESAANAKIALGILESFHPQMVISDLRMEGMDGMALFEQIRKQHPNMPVVIMTAHGTIPDAINATKQGVFSFLTKPFESQELLETVQQAIRLQPASQATKEKQQEWREKIISRSTVMESLLQQTYQVARSDFPLLIHSQSGTGKELLAQAIHQASSRHAKPFTAINCAAIPEQLLESELFGHSKGAFTGAEKNHTGLFQATDGGTLFLDEIGDMPMSFQVKLLRALQEKEVRPVGSTQSVKVDVRIISATHKNLQQAIIENTFREDLYYRLNVVELELPPLSERREDIPLLAQHFLNHCAQQAHQDIKGFTGEAMELLISAPWPGNIRQLQNVVEQSVALSTEPLISANLVRNALRDKTTQLPSFVEARDQFERDYLAKLLKLTAGNVSQAARIAQRNRTEFYKLLNRHHLTAEAFREE
- a CDS encoding sensor histidine kinase — encoded protein: MQLTKTVQELRRKSVFPRGVKHFIFRKLFRIETLSIKKLTLLGFTLVALPLVLALLYSAAQVNQISKQGANAIFDVASLIKSNREINENLRKMERFASQYVVLKDEALKQQFLNRRQQLQAVLTQQSRDNQDLVLTSEVNALSLALAKIHRSFLTGQDDTSANDLTLEQLQQEFKHLATITQKINQRSNRLIDLQASYIKSSAEEVSSVILKGLVIIPVTILIAGFFIFLITKPMKLLTRKIQRLEQGDFEQKIILKGSPEIREIAEALEVMRTRLHALELQKSSFIRHISHELKTPLAAIREGTELLYDNSVGELNEGQQEICHIIKNSVQRLQRLIEDLLDFNIVLDSTSLQDSEKISLQQLLAKVLQERKLDIKRKQLTIKQDIKGICLHSNARQLHVILDNLLSNAIKYSPVNASISFDGEIEGNRLMLTISDQGPGISSEVESKVFDAFYQGPAPENNQIKGSGLGLTIVKELLMRLNGSIELTSNTLAPSGTRVSLTLPRAYFAGNHK
- a CDS encoding YrhA family protein, translating into MTDINHTLASLKRKNSEEIRAYDEGFLLPPATKEALDQLAKLSDKYLKQPLSPEYIECLQLSDGFSLNGLNIYGSTEKLEPYFLPGIVQVNLAFWQETFHQQYIYYGDESQYRLAFDIKNKKYVCLDQNKHRELQFFETFGQLLNAVIIEARILNPLPYHG
- a CDS encoding PQQ-binding-like beta-propeller repeat protein, with amino-acid sequence MKIISLLKSILLILAISYFFSPHTGYAKSGDHLWSFTTGGAIWSDIKVRNKTAYFGSDDGFLYAVDIKKRQLKWKKATGGIVRSTPAFKKKKLYFTSDDGYLYALDARTGEELWKLDLGDGDMQRNGPAGHAPWDFDWAKSSPVIKGKYLYVGSATGELFAVNLHQGKIIWTFSAKNRIRATPTVSGNLVYITSWDGHVYGINRKSGQKIWQFAANLKNYDFRFVSAPSVIDDKIIVGNRDSQLYALNSQTGEKIWDYTYEGSSWVESTATAATEHGSFFIASSDALQLYKFDSETGNVQWTAPLPGWSWGKPAVTEDTVYIGSAATDDYWQPINRGFKAIDSSSGALKWSYEPAHLDNGYISGGVHSSPAVKYGQVFVGDLDGKLHVFEE